ggtcccaagcccgggttaaggaggagggttgcgttaggtagctgacagccagcctaaaatttgtcagatcactatgatatgaatccttaccgaatatttgttggggcgtcccctacgagcgacgcgttgcacttgaaccacccgggtgtagcgaaaagtgggcgagggtgggctaggttgtcgccccgaagcgacgcgccgtgtcggcacccgggtacggtgtcaaatatgcgagggttcctgcatcattctggacgtgggcaggtaaagacgttagttcaggaaactaggattagattagcaacttggaatatagggacacttacgggtaaaagcatggaaattgtggatacaatgattagaagaagaattaatataacttgtcttcaagaaactaagtgggtgggggagaaagctagagaaatcgataaatcaggatttaaactttggtacactggaaaagaaaaacataagaatggagtaggcattattatagacaaaaacttaaaagatagcgttgtagatgtaactagagtaagggatagaattataaaaatcaaaatggtattaggacaagagataataaatatcattagtgcttatgctgctcaagttggcttagcagaaaatcttaagagacaattttgggaagatatggatagtattatacaaggcataccagggactgagaaaatatttataggaggagatctgaatggacacgttggaagagataataaaaattatgaaaggatacatagaggatatggatatggagaaaaaaatgagtctggggagatgatcttagactttgctatgtcatatgattttagtataatgaatacttgctttaagaagagagaagaacacttaataacctttaaaagtggacaaaatagaagtcaaatagatttttttttaactaggagggtagatcgtttatcatgcaaggattgtaaagttattccaggtgaaagtctaaccacacaacatagagtcttagtgttagatatatgcattaaaaaatggaagaaaaatgataaaataaaccagtgtaggagaactaaatggtggaacctaaaaggagaaaatataataaaatttaaagataaaatgatcaaagattgggattggaccttagaggatgggatagatttaAATACTCTTTGggatagattagctagctctattaaaaagatagcaaaagagattttaggcgaatcaaggagaagattctcaaatagtaaagaaagttggtggtgggataaagatgtacaaaaaatcataaagacaaaaagaatttggtataaaacgtggcaaaaatgtagaaacagagataactttgaaaaatataaggaggcaagaaaagatgcaaaaagggccgttagtgaagctaaacatagatcatttaatagtttgtatgatagattaggtacaaaagaaggggaaagagatatatttaaacttgctaaagctagagaaaggaagaacaaggatttaggaaatgtaaaatgtataaaaagtgaggatgatattgtcttggttaaggacgaagatattaaagaaagatggagaagttactttagtaagttgtttaatgaaaacttaaatttagaattgtcaaatgaggaaaagactaaaaatataagatttatttgcaaaattagagttaacgaagttaagtttgcactaaaaaagatgaaaaatgagaaagctatgggatcagataacatcccaattgaagtttggaaatgcttgggtgataacggaattatatggttaactaatttatttaatacaattgtaaaaactaagaaaatgccagatgaatggagaaaaagcactttaatacgtatatacaaaaataaaagagatattcaaaattgtaataactatcgtggaattaaacttatgagtcatacaatgaaactataggaaagggtagttgaacaaagattaaggttagaaacgaagatctcagaaaatcaatttggttttatgcctgggagatctaccacagaagctatttatcttttaagaagattaatggaaaagtttaggaaaaagaagagggacttgcatatgatatttattgaccttgagaaagcatataataggatacctagggaagttctatggtgggttttagaaaaaaagggtgtatgttgtaggtatactgatgtcattaaggatatgtacgatggagtaatgactagtgtaaagactatagatggagaaactagagaatttccaatcaccataggtgtacatcaaggatctgctttgagtccttatctttttgctttagtgatggaccaattgactaagagtattcaaaaggaggttccatggtgtatgttgtttgcagatgatattgtattaattgacgaaactagggatggagtagaggctgagttagaattatggagagaagctttggaatctagaggctttaagataagtagaaataaaacagaatatatgaaatgtaattttagtaatgataggaggagtattggagacaaagttaaacttgatgatgaagaaataaataacacttgtagatttcgataccttggatctattatgcaagctgaaggagaaattgaagatgatgtaatgcatagagttaaaacaggttgggtaaaatggagaagtgcttcaagtgttctatgtgatcgtagaatacccttaaaattgaaagggaagttttatagaacaattataagaccagctatgctatatggatcagaatgttgggcgacgaagaaacataatatccaaaaagtaaaagttgccgagatgaggatgcttagatggatgagtggtataacattgaaagataaattaaggaatgaacatattcgtggtaagttagatgtagctcctatagaagataagataagggagggacgactcagatggtatggacacttgcaacgtaggccttatagtgcacctgtgaggaagagtgacttagttaccgtggggggcagtagaaggggtaggggtagacctaaaataacctgggaggagatagtgagtaaggatttaatgtctttaaatctatcaaaagaaatggtccatgatcgcataaattggcagaaaaggattcatatagccgaccccatttagtgggactaaggcttggttttgttgttgttgttaattatttttaattttataaatattagtcGTAATACAAACGGCCTAAAATTTTTCCAGTTCCATGCCGCCATAAGGTTTAGATACAATCTCAGCCGTTGATCTGCAACATTCCCTAGGGTTTATGCGAGGTTCTATTAAAGCACGCATCTCCCTCGAGATAGCGTCGTCCGTCTTCATTCTTCACTGTCGGCGCGAGGCGAGACCAAAGATCTAGAATGGTGAGCTCCTTCGATCTCAGCTCTGTTTGTTTATTGAGAAAGTATAAGAAAAGATATAGGAGAAAATAAATTCATTTTTCACCTCTTTGAACCTTGGCGAATGGAAAACTCTTCCCTAATACGCTTGATCGGTTCCTTGGTTTCAAGCCATACAGAAAATGCTTTACGtgcttttctaattttttttctctgtatattttgtttggttgctgagaaaacTAAGgaggaaataaaatgaaaatttggaTCTTTTGCTTATACTCTTGTGATATTATAAAAATGAATAGAAGGCACTTCTTGTGTGGATGAAACAGTCGTTTTAGCCTTGGATCTGTGATTATACTTCCTTCAAGCTACGCAATTAAAAATGTACGGTAGATGCCACTCGTACTTTTCTTTTTCTCTGCTGTGGGATGTAGTATAAGCTTTATTCGCTTGTTTTCTAATAGATTTTTCTGAAGTTTGAGGATTGTGTGTGTTTTGGAGCTGACAATCATCTCCTGGCATTTCTAATATAGTGCTAGCAGCTTGCCTGCAATTGCTTCATCCATTACTTCTTGGCCTTTTTTCTTTAGCTTAATAGTCCCCCTTTTGTACTCTCTGCAATGAGGTGCGTGAGAGCAGGACAATGGTTACAGAAATTCCCAGATGTAAAAATCTACTTCCAAAGAAGGGAATAAGGAATAGCAATGATGAGTTGATGACTCTCTAATTTCCTTGAGATAAAACAAGAGGATGTCATCTACGTCAGCCACATGCAAGAAAGTCAGTAAAATCCTCAGTAACCTACCTTGCTAGTAGTAGAATTGAACCATTTCTTTCAGAGCAATCTCCCAATATAAGCCAAAGCTGACCTTTGTAACTCTTGTGAAGGCAAGAAGTTGACACCAAACGCATTAAAGATTAGAGGATTCCTGTATGCTACCATATCAAACAGAATCACTGTAAAATGGAACTTTCAGAGCAGTCTCCCAATATAAGCCAAAGCTGACCTTTGTAACTCTTGTGAAGGCAAGAAGTTGACACCAAAAGCATTAAAGATTAGACGATTCCTGTATACTACCATATCAAACAGAATCACTGTAAAATGGATAAACAACCAATTCGGTTGAATTCTAGCAGTGATTTTAACAAGATTTTAACAGTATTACAAGGTTTTACTCTAGTCTCACACAGCCCCACTGGATTAATTGAATGCCCAGAAATGAGTTTGCAGACCCCCAACATAGGCAAATGTTTGAGTTTTACCCTGAAATTGACCTATCAAAGGCCCTTCTAATTTATCCATCACAATCTTGAATATATCTTCTGGAGGATTAATCTAAATTCTCTCTTATATATAGGAGGTTAATAGAAATTGGAATTCTGTATTTTTTTCATGTCAGATCAATTGAATAGAGATCTTGAGTTCATTCCAAAGTCGAAGAATGGCAAATTCACCTTCACTCAACCATCAGGCAAAGTCATGGAATGATAAGGGTCATACTGGGAATGCAACCCATTCTTCATTTAGTATTTATCAGAAATGCTTTTCAGATCACCAGAAAGAGCTTCTCTCAGATAAAAACCAATCAGTTTTTTAACATTGTCTGAAGAACCAAACAGTTTACCCATTGACTGTTCACTAGTCTAGATTCAATCAAGAATGCAAGAATCAAACTTGGCAAGTCCAGATTGCAGAGAAAGAAACATCTAGTAAACAGGATCTGATCAAAAGGTTTAACAAAAtcatgaaaataaaggaaaatcaaGGTTTGGCACATGATAGATCATGTGAGCTATCTTGTGACGAGTGTTATAACAGAATCCCCCTCTGCATATGGCATTTTCTGTTGCTAACATTGTAGCAAACTAACTTTCAAGCACATAAAATTCATGGACAtaagtttttgggtttttggagaTGGTCTGTTAATGCTTGGCTCAGTGTAAGCATCTGAAGGTTCTCCAAAGGGCTGTAAATCTTTAAAGCAGGAAAAGATTCTTGATAGTTAGAGGGCCTATCTTTTATTATATTTGTTTGGTGGGGGCCAGAAAATAAAAGCGGAAGATGGAGTTTTTCAATGATGGTAAATAAGATTTCTAATTTCATATGGTTTTTGATGAAATTATGGACTGTTTCTTTTGCATGTTATTCATTCATGGTTTGTCTGACTGTTTGCATGACTCCATGCTTGTAGGATATATAATGATTCAGCAATACGTATTTTGATAGTTATCTAATCTCTTCTAGCTTTTATTTTAATCTGTTCACTAGAAGTTGTTTTGTGTTCTTTATTTTGTTCCCTTAATCAACACAaatttccttttggttttatGCCCATTGTCTGTCCAGtcatttctatttattttgaTTCATGCCAGTAGATGTTTTATTTGACTTGTTCTTGAATTTTTAAGCCCAAAAGTTTTTTATAGAAGGGATATGTAGGCTGTAGAAGGGGGATGggattacatttttttttaatttactggtttttttgtttttttttgccTAGAATccatttttttttgttcttatgTAGTTGGAATGTTTGCATTGATGAATCCATAAACAATTTTATGATTTATTTCAGGCCTTTGTCAAAGCGCAAAAGTCGAAGGCATATTTTAAGCGATTCCAAGTTAAATTTAAGAGAAGAAGAGGTATAGTATTTTTTTCTCCAATGTTCATTGCTATGTTATTTAGATTTCTGGTGATTtcatttcatgttttttttttttttgtatttgcaAAATATCGACAGCGGGGAAGACAGACTACCGAGCAAGAATTCGTCTAATAAATCAGGACAAAAACAAATATAACACCCCAAAGTATAGGTTTGTGGTGCGATTTGTATCCAACAGTATATTTAGCATTTAGCATTTATATGCACCCGCGTAGTTTTTTCCCTTCTCTCAGTttggtttatttaaaaatttaaataatagatTGTGGGTCTTTCAAGTAGGTAAACAGCTTTGTTGATGTTTTTTTCTCCTCCAATATATGCTTGCTGCTTTACAAAACAACTTTCCATGGTTCTGGGATAAGGCAGTGTCGGTGTCTACAGGCAGCTTATTGTAAACAGAAATAGTTATTCTTTTGGTAGGATATACTTTTTGAGGCTTTCATATGTTGCATGGGTACTTGgtgtaaaattttcattttttgtttatatatatatatatatatatttaatgtgAGAAGTTATTTAACCGAGATAGCTGGTTCCTATTGTGTCTCGGCAATCAATGAAACCGTTGCCTTTTTTGCCTTAACCCCTGTTATTAGACTAACAAGGATATTACTGCACAAATGGTATCTGCTAGCATTGCTGGTGATTTAGTCCTGGCGGCTGCATATGCACGCGAGCTGCCTCACTATGGACTTAAAGTAGGTCTTACAAACTATGCTGCTGGTATGTCATTGATCATCTCATGCTTTTCGTTGCAacttttccctttttccttcttgATCCCACCTTCCTCCTGTATGCATGCTTTGTGTGTATGTGCGTATGCGTTTGCAGCTGTGTGTTTTGCTTACCCTTCTTGATTGGGTTATTAACTGGACATGACTTGATCAGCTTATTGTACGGGACTTCTCCTTGCTCGCCGTGTCTTGAAAAAGCTGGAGATGGACGATGAGTACGAGGGCAATGTGGAGGTATATTACTATTTCTCCTCTCATTCCCACCTTCCACTTCTCCTTTGCAGCATTTTTTTTCCAGAATATGTAGAACTAATGAAATGCTTATTTGAAAGGCCTCTGGGGAGGATTTCTCAGTTGAACCAGCTGAGAGCAGGAGGCCATTCCGTGCTCTGCTTGATGTTGGCCTTGTTAAAACGACGACTGGAAATCGTGTTTTTGGTGCTTTGAAGGTATGATTACCCTTGCCGTATCGTTCTTCAAATGTGTATGCATGTTTTGACATGGTTTCGTTTATCTCCAGTATCTTGTGGGCATTTTCTGTGAATTCATGGTGTATAATTTGTAAGTTTTCATTGCTTTATATTATGTGCCAATTTCTTTGGGCATGTAGCTTTTTCTTATGCTGTTGTGGTAGTCTAATTAACATTTAAGAGTCACTATCACTATCCTGAAGTATATTTCTAAAGTCAAATACAGTCtgataataaaaagaaaatgactaatattattgagaaaaattgTGGCCTTATTGTTAGTGGGGCTACAAATGAGCTGAGCTGAAGTTTGCCATGCCTAAACTTGTTTATTGCAGATCTTGAGCTTGAGACAAGCTCAAACTGAGCTTTAGTATACTTGCTCAAGCTTGTTCATTATGCAAATGAACAAGCTGATGAGCTCTTATCGAGATGAGTTATTGTAATGATCATCAAAGGTTTGGTTCTTGTGGAACCTCTCACTCTCAGAGGAGAAAGGCTCTCAGGTTTTGTTAGGCAAAAAGTTGAAAAGCGGCTCCTACTTATACTGCCTGCCCCACCAGAAAGGAGAAAGGCTCTCAGGTTTTGTTAGGCAAAAAGTTGAAAAGCGGCTCCTACTTATACTGCTTGCCCCTCCAAGCCAACCCTGTTGGCCTTGAACATTGGCTCTATTAGTAAAAAGTCCGTAATTTCAAGCCCACTACAGTCTAACAAGCCTAATTTGACCTTATTGAAGGAGTCCAATAAATGAGCCTAATACAAGCCTATTAAACAAGCCCAAAAACTGAGCCCATAGTTGAGCTGCTAATGAGCCCAGAAGATCTGAGCCCAAACGATTCGATTCCGTTCATGTTCAGACTTGTTTACTTAACGAGAATCAAAATTGGGCTTCGAAATCACTCCTTTTTTAATGAATGAGCTTGGATGAACTCTTACTAAGCCAAGCTCCCGAGTTGCTTATGAGTGTGGTTCGTTTGCAGCCCTAAGTGTTAGCGGAGTTTTAATTCCCTTGGTTATccctctttaatttttttaaaaaaattgtagtaAATATGTATCTATAAAATATGAGAAATATATTTACCAAAGGGTCTAGTTCTTGATTCATATTTCATATCTGACATCATAAGTTCCCAAACTGTAGTAGTCGAAGGCTCAAGGTGTACTGAGGTGTAAAAGGTGCCTGGAGCCTAGGCACAACATGTGAGGCAAAATTGCCTTTAAAACAACCTTATAGGTTCTTGGTTGTAAACACATTAGCactaatatttgaatttcaaagtatCAAATTGTTCAATATTAGAATGTATAAAAATGAGTACTAAGCACAAATTTTCAATAATGTGCGATGTCCATGCCAAAGTGCCAGAAAATGGAAGCTGAAGTAAGCAGcagcaaacaaaaaaaaacagGAAAAGCTGCAGCAGCGCAGGCCTGACTGAGATGTGAGGAATTATAGATAACAGAACCAGGAATGCGGAATTATAGATAGCAGAACCAGGAATGTGGAATTATAGATAACAGAACCAGGAATGCCAAGGATGTTTCCAGGAAAAGAAACAGCTTAGTTTCCAGATAAAACtgcaaaaaagggaaaaaagggaaaaaagagcATCAAAGAGGGGTGTCCAGAGCGGCCGAGCTGTTCATAAGAACAAGAATCTTGAGAAGCAGTGCAGAAATTTCAGGACTAGGAGCTGAAATCCCAAAAAAAtgtccaaagaaaaaaaaagaatgggGGATTCACAGCCCAGCATGACAGAAGCTGAAAATAAGAAGGGAGTTAGAGCAGCTGAGTAGATATGTAGTGGCAGAAATTCcataaaaacagaaaaaaataataagaaaataaaaagaggtCATAGCAGCTCTAACTAATATCAGCAGAGTAGCAGAATCACTGATTTTGGTcaatcaagaagaagaaaagaaagacagAAGAAAAAAAGAGGAGAGGAGACTTTGTtgatcaagaagaagaaaaagataatgAAAAGACTGAATTGGCCTTCAATTAAAGCTTGAGAGTTGGCCTTGGGATTCTAtgtttaacctttgaagttctGCCTCTATCATGAGATGCTGAAATCCTTCCTTTTTTGGAGAGACAGTGCTAGCTTGCTGAGAATTGAAAGCTAAGTATAAGGTAGGCATTGTGCTTTGAACCCTTGTCATGCTCACAGGCACAAATCAGATGGCTGAGTTGCGCCTCAGTGTACCTTCACTGCACCTCTTAAATGTCTCATTTTTTGATTCTTATGAGGCACATGCCACATTGCGTTGGTGGGCCTGGTGCACCTCAGGCATTCCTTTGACTACTAAGCTCCGGCCCAACATTGGGGATTCAATAAAGTTTATCCCTTAAGGCTTATTAATTTTGCATATTGTGCACTGTGTGCTTCATACAAGGTCATGAATGAATGTTAGGTGTTAGGACATTGAATTATTCCATTTGTCTGATTATGTTGAAGTAtgattatcttttattttttttaatttgaccAATTGCTCAATTTTCTACTATTAAATCCCTTTTTAGCAATGAATATGTGCACTCAACCATGTGCTTGCACATGTAAATGCTTGTGTTAGATAAGGTTCCATTGAATTTGTTGATGTAAAGTTAGAGCTGTTATTTGCTTGTCATTAATTGCAGGGAGCACTAGATGGTGGTCTTGATATACCCCACAGTGACAAGAGGTTTGCTGGTTTTTCAAAGGATAGTAAGCAACTTGATGCTGAGGTTCACCACAACTATATTTTTGGTGGCCATGTTGCTGCATACATGAGGGTAGGCTTAAAAAGATTTAGTGAGCTTGCGTGCATGCAAAACAGTTATATCCAACTATATGTCAATTTCTTTGGGAGTTGCTATGACAATACCTTTGCTTGTATTTTACAGACTTTGATGGAAGATGAACCTGAGAAGTACCAGTCTCAATTCAGTGAATACATCAAAGCAGGAATTGATGCAGACAGCCTTGAGGGCATGTACAAGAAGGTTCATGCCGCCATCCGTGCAGACCCTACCATGAAGAAATCTGAGAAACAGGCGCCAAAAGAGCATAGAAGGTAACACATTACAATTCTACCATTATTGTCTTATTAAACATTAATAGGTTGTTTAAATTCTGCTATTTAATGGTCTCGTCATTCTTCACGTATCTTGGGGTATTTGCTaccattattattactattattatagttattatttaaattttgatgGCATGTTATGTTGTTTGTTTTAatgcttttatttttttgggtacaATGCCATAGGAGTGGTTCCTCATTTTGAATTTCTGCCAATGCTCTTGGTCATGGAGCCTCCTACCATTCAGGCTCAGGTTCACCCCAAGaatgttattattatatgaaaTTGATGGAAGGAAATATCTTaaggcaaatttactat
This genomic stretch from Malania oleifera isolate guangnan ecotype guangnan chromosome 3, ASM2987363v1, whole genome shotgun sequence harbors:
- the LOC131152042 gene encoding large ribosomal subunit protein uL18-like; translated protein: MAFVKAQKSKAYFKRFQVKFKRRRAGKTDYRARIRLINQDKNKYNTPKYRFVVRFTNKDITAQMVSASIAGDLVLAAAYARELPHYGLKVGLTNYAAAYCTGLLLARRVLKKLEMDDEYEGNVEASGEDFSVEPAESRRPFRALLDVGLVKTTTGNRVFGALKGALDGGLDIPHSDKRFAGFSKDSKQLDAEVHHNYIFGGHVAAYMRTLMEDEPEKYQSQFSEYIKAGIDADSLEGMYKKVHAAIRADPTMKKSEKQAPKEHRRFNLKKLSYEERKAKLIERLNTLNSAADEDDEE